In the Flavobacterium acetivorans genome, one interval contains:
- a CDS encoding TonB-dependent receptor plug domain-containing protein, with the protein MKKILSLVSCLVTMTGFAQTQTDTVKTIHLKEVKLGLYRYNKSNKKTTQQIVSISQKEIELQNFQNTADILANSGTVTVQKSQQGGGSPVIRGFEANRILVLVDGIRMNNLIFRAGHLQNVITVDENMLEQVDVLFGPSSTAFGSDALGGAINLQTKDPLLLSETRNKILSGNASSRYSTANKEKSVYVDFNFAANKWGALTAVSFNDFGDLRMGSHKNGKNDHFGERPYYVETENNVDKLVANSNKYIQKNSGYKQYNAMQKVIFEPNETTEHSLNLQYSTSSDVPRYDRLTDPKGSGLKYASWYYGPQNRFLAAYKLTKEKALFNSNMTLGLSYQNVEESRISRKFNDDITKSQFEKVNVFSVNADFKTKIGNGDFLYGLEAFHDNVNSSATKVNRVTNTTSAADTRYPNGYNYTLRTDLFATYNANITQNTSYNLGVRAGYVTLKSTIADNSIFSLPFNSIHQDNFTYSGAVGIVNNNALSRIAFNLSTAFRVPNIDDLGKVFESGEGMLIVPNPNIKPEKSVTADLSIALWQGKKLRFENTLYYTRLFDAIVNDHFLFNGQSTVDYGGVLSEVFANQNKGEARIAGITSSLKVLITKPLLFYGSFNFTNGVIKDKNGDKPLDHIPPFYGKVGLSFENKKLNMDFYLLYNGKKRINDYYLNGEDNEQYAPEGGMPSWTTLNLKGGLSVAKNFKIFSGIENIFDIQYRTFASGINAAGRNVYLGAKYGF; encoded by the coding sequence ATGAAAAAAATATTATCTCTAGTAAGCTGTTTGGTTACCATGACTGGCTTTGCACAGACTCAAACGGATACAGTCAAAACAATTCACTTAAAAGAAGTTAAACTCGGTTTGTATCGTTATAACAAATCGAATAAGAAAACGACGCAGCAAATAGTATCAATTTCTCAAAAAGAGATTGAACTTCAAAATTTTCAAAACACAGCCGATATTTTGGCTAATAGTGGAACAGTAACTGTCCAGAAATCCCAACAAGGAGGAGGAAGCCCTGTTATTCGAGGCTTTGAAGCCAATAGAATTTTAGTATTGGTTGACGGAATACGGATGAACAATCTTATTTTTAGAGCAGGACATTTGCAAAACGTGATTACGGTTGATGAAAATATGTTAGAACAAGTGGATGTGCTTTTTGGACCATCTTCTACCGCTTTTGGTAGTGATGCCCTTGGAGGAGCAATTAATTTACAGACTAAAGATCCGTTGCTTTTATCGGAAACAAGAAATAAAATTTTATCAGGAAATGCCAGTTCACGTTATAGTACAGCTAATAAGGAAAAATCAGTTTATGTAGATTTTAATTTTGCAGCAAATAAATGGGGAGCTTTGACTGCTGTTTCTTTCAATGATTTTGGAGATCTAAGAATGGGAAGTCATAAAAATGGTAAGAACGATCATTTTGGCGAGCGACCTTACTATGTAGAAACTGAAAACAATGTCGATAAATTAGTGGCAAATTCGAATAAGTACATTCAAAAAAATTCAGGATACAAGCAATACAATGCAATGCAGAAAGTGATTTTTGAACCTAATGAAACCACTGAGCACAGTTTGAATCTACAATATTCTACTAGCTCGGATGTACCTAGATACGATCGATTGACAGATCCTAAAGGAAGCGGATTAAAGTATGCGAGCTGGTATTATGGACCGCAAAACAGATTTTTGGCAGCTTATAAATTGACTAAAGAAAAGGCTTTATTTAATAGTAATATGACTTTAGGATTGAGTTATCAAAATGTGGAGGAAAGCCGAATCAGCAGAAAATTTAATGATGATATTACTAAAAGCCAGTTTGAAAAAGTAAATGTTTTTTCTGTAAATGCTGATTTCAAAACTAAAATAGGGAACGGTGATTTTCTTTATGGTTTAGAAGCTTTTCATGATAATGTGAATTCGAGTGCGACTAAGGTAAATAGAGTAACTAATACTACATCTGCAGCTGATACCAGATATCCAAACGGATATAATTATACCCTAAGAACGGATTTGTTTGCTACCTATAATGCTAATATTACCCAAAATACTTCTTATAATTTGGGAGTCAGAGCGGGTTATGTGACTCTAAAAAGTACTATTGCTGATAATTCTATTTTTAGTTTGCCTTTCAACTCAATTCATCAAGATAATTTTACTTATAGTGGGGCAGTGGGAATTGTAAATAACAATGCGTTATCTAGAATTGCTTTTAATTTATCTACCGCTTTTCGTGTGCCAAATATTGATGATTTAGGAAAAGTGTTCGAGTCAGGTGAAGGAATGTTAATTGTGCCGAATCCAAATATTAAACCAGAAAAATCAGTAACTGCTGATCTTAGTATTGCTTTGTGGCAAGGGAAAAAGCTTCGTTTTGAAAACACCTTATATTATACCCGTTTATTTGATGCGATTGTTAACGATCATTTTTTGTTTAACGGACAAAGTACAGTTGATTATGGAGGAGTGTTAAGTGAGGTTTTTGCAAATCAAAATAAAGGAGAAGCCCGTATAGCGGGTATAACTTCAAGCTTGAAGGTGCTTATCACAAAACCTTTATTGTTTTACGGATCTTTCAACTTCACTAACGGAGTTATAAAAGATAAAAATGGAGATAAACCATTGGATCATATTCCTCCTTTTTATGGAAAAGTAGGTTTGAGTTTCGAAAACAAGAAGCTTAATATGGATTTTTACTTGCTTTATAATGGTAAAAAAAGAATTAACGATTATTATCTAAATGGGGAAGACAATGAGCAGTATGCTCCAGAAGGAGGAATGCCGTCTTGGACAACATTGAATTTAAAAGGAGGGCTTTCCGTAGCTAAAAATTTCAAGATTTTTTCTGGCATAGAAAATATCTTTGATATTCAATACCGAACTTTTGCTTCAGGAATTAATGCAGCTGGACGAAATGTTTATTTAGGTGCCAAATATGGATTTTAA
- a CDS encoding discoidin domain-containing protein, whose translation MKNTLKILLIMMFFGVSLKIHAQIEVTPYDQLPGVMSINKPSYSESYPDWAKMLYQYPINYNEIEQKFQLYIKEHEGEKNAIIRYYKLWRPIVSGYADANGFIKLPSSKEQRKAFEKAKKITARTADASNSQWSFLGPKNTFWLNESNNTGAQAVAPWQVNVYSFDVFKGDSNILYCGTETGYINKTTDGGKNWTLLAQNYIFNGVMDIAIHPTNSNIVYASGGGQIHKTADGGESWTAMLAPNAKFSANHILIDPSNHNKIVASADNGIFISIDAGITWTQKSTIKTFDFEFKLGDSNTIYTIVKSSTGNFDAQQSLDGGNTFTSIVGFPAGISEQSGGLIAVTAANPNLVLATMLSSDNTPQLYRGIVSNGTWTWSKVKDCNTTSFPYNNGQGYYDLVLEMSPTDENQYMVGTTTLFKTNNGGQSFDAIGGYFGRFNIHPDIQDMQWLSDGSVWVATDGGMSYSTDGFETDFQARINGLIGSDMWGFDQGWNEDIIVGGRYHNGNTALADFYNGKALRMGGAESATGWVLKGKSRQVAFDDLGGGWVLPSTAEGPPEGRFSFGKYPNMFEYGGQRGSLIHHPNYHDVLFLGQGKSFWKSTDNGKSFKSIYTFPGDVLCVQISRVNPNVIYADVAGAGFYRSEDQGVTWVYKPSLSTNANGGTKMSGRTNIALSLYDENTVYACYSNGLWGATKGMVFKSTDGGSTWVNWTGTVDVYTKCLVVQPGEDGNDLVYLFSTAKQGDESKAYYRNSTDTAWKTFSNNYPGAFEINTVMPFFRDGKMRLAGDGGVWESPLQVQNYIPIITPWVETATNNCMDNLLHFDDHSILNHTGASWKWDISPTPAYINDANIRNPEVRLGTPGSYDVTLTVTVNGVAYSKTIKKMVTTTTCPSITDCGNPAELPKSEWKLIYADSQQGDGPATNAFDGNPSTIWHTRWSPSVDPIPHEIQIDLGNNYAISKFNYLPRQSGANGRIKKYELYFSNDKTNWGTAKYIGTSENTAAPQIVEFATPIKARYMRLKALSEVNDAAFTSIAELTLTGCVSDNCPDVDNPDQADFDIDGIGDACDDDDDNDGVLDINDNCPNTPLTDKVDTFGCSLFTLPVDNFKTQTFSETCRSSNNGKVAITAINTSYSYKVILSKDGTAVKSVVFTDKGEIIDLPSGVYSACITIEGKSEGEFKRCFDLVITEPVDLAVLAKIDNDKKSISLKLINGDKYYIDLNGVSYTTNEGDIELPLKQGENALRVTTGKDCQGVFEKTILLSETIVAYPNPFTDYLVINIGNSPDKIVAVRIFAMGGKLMQLRDLPVKNGEVRIDGSYIPEGTYLVKVESDNINNSFKIVKQ comes from the coding sequence ATGAAAAATACACTGAAAATTTTATTAATTATGATGTTTTTTGGGGTAAGTCTCAAAATTCATGCACAAATAGAGGTCACTCCTTATGATCAATTACCGGGGGTAATGAGTATCAATAAGCCGTCATACAGTGAGAGTTATCCTGATTGGGCTAAAATGCTTTACCAATATCCTATAAATTATAATGAAATTGAACAAAAGTTTCAATTGTATATAAAGGAACACGAAGGTGAAAAGAATGCCATTATCCGTTATTATAAACTTTGGAGACCTATTGTTTCTGGATATGCTGATGCGAATGGGTTTATTAAATTACCAAGTTCAAAAGAACAAAGAAAGGCTTTTGAAAAAGCAAAAAAAATAACTGCTAGAACAGCGGACGCTTCCAATTCGCAATGGTCTTTTTTGGGACCAAAAAATACCTTTTGGTTAAATGAATCTAATAACACTGGCGCTCAAGCTGTGGCTCCTTGGCAGGTAAATGTCTATTCCTTTGATGTTTTTAAAGGAGATTCCAACATTTTATATTGTGGAACCGAAACGGGTTATATAAATAAAACAACTGATGGAGGGAAAAATTGGACATTACTTGCTCAGAATTACATTTTTAATGGAGTTATGGACATAGCTATTCATCCTACAAATTCTAATATCGTATATGCTTCGGGCGGGGGACAGATTCATAAAACTGCTGATGGGGGTGAGAGCTGGACTGCAATGTTAGCTCCTAATGCTAAATTTTCAGCAAATCATATTCTCATTGATCCTAGTAATCACAATAAAATTGTAGCATCTGCTGATAACGGAATTTTTATATCTATAGATGCAGGTATTACATGGACACAAAAATCAACAATCAAAACATTTGACTTTGAGTTTAAACTAGGTGATAGTAATACAATTTATACCATAGTTAAAAGTTCAACAGGTAATTTCGATGCACAACAATCTCTAGACGGTGGAAATACATTTACTTCAATTGTTGGATTTCCAGCCGGAATATCTGAACAGTCCGGGGGGTTAATAGCTGTGACTGCAGCAAATCCAAATTTGGTTTTAGCAACGATGTTAAGTTCAGATAATACACCGCAATTATATAGAGGAATTGTAAGTAATGGAACATGGACTTGGTCAAAGGTTAAAGATTGTAATACAACTTCATTTCCTTATAATAATGGTCAGGGGTACTATGACTTAGTTTTGGAAATGTCACCAACAGATGAAAATCAATATATGGTAGGAACAACCACCTTGTTTAAAACTAATAATGGGGGACAGAGTTTTGATGCTATTGGAGGTTATTTTGGAAGGTTTAATATTCATCCTGATATTCAAGATATGCAATGGTTGTCAGATGGTTCCGTTTGGGTAGCTACTGATGGGGGAATGAGTTATTCTACAGATGGTTTTGAAACTGATTTTCAAGCCAGAATTAATGGATTGATTGGTTCTGACATGTGGGGCTTTGATCAAGGCTGGAACGAAGATATTATTGTAGGCGGAAGGTACCATAATGGAAATACCGCCCTTGCCGATTTCTATAACGGAAAAGCTTTAAGAATGGGTGGAGCAGAATCCGCCACAGGTTGGGTACTGAAGGGCAAAAGCCGTCAAGTAGCTTTTGATGATCTTGGAGGAGGTTGGGTTTTACCAAGCACAGCAGAAGGACCGCCTGAAGGTAGGTTTTCTTTCGGTAAATACCCTAATATGTTTGAATACGGAGGGCAACGAGGAAGTTTAATTCATCATCCTAATTATCATGATGTGTTGTTTTTAGGACAAGGAAAAAGTTTTTGGAAGAGTACTGATAATGGAAAAAGTTTTAAATCAATTTATACTTTTCCAGGAGATGTTCTTTGCGTGCAAATAAGTAGAGTGAATCCAAATGTAATTTATGCCGATGTTGCTGGGGCTGGATTTTACAGAAGTGAAGATCAGGGAGTAACATGGGTTTATAAGCCCTCATTGAGTACCAATGCTAATGGGGGGACAAAGATGAGCGGACGCACCAATATTGCTCTTTCTTTATATGATGAAAATACTGTATATGCTTGTTACTCTAACGGACTTTGGGGTGCAACTAAAGGAATGGTTTTTAAATCAACAGATGGAGGAAGTACATGGGTAAATTGGACAGGAACCGTTGATGTCTATACCAAGTGTCTAGTAGTACAGCCAGGTGAGGACGGAAATGATTTAGTGTATTTGTTTTCAACAGCAAAACAAGGAGACGAATCAAAAGCGTATTACAGAAATAGTACGGATACCGCATGGAAAACCTTTTCTAACAACTATCCTGGCGCTTTTGAGATCAATACAGTAATGCCATTTTTTAGAGATGGGAAAATGCGACTTGCTGGTGATGGTGGAGTTTGGGAATCACCTTTACAGGTGCAAAATTATATTCCAATTATCACTCCTTGGGTAGAAACTGCTACTAATAATTGTATGGATAACCTACTTCATTTTGATGATCATTCTATTTTAAATCATACAGGGGCGAGTTGGAAATGGGATATTTCTCCTACACCAGCTTATATAAATGATGCAAATATCAGAAATCCGGAAGTACGACTAGGAACTCCTGGAAGCTACGATGTTACATTAACAGTAACCGTGAATGGAGTAGCTTATTCGAAAACTATAAAAAAAATGGTTACAACAACTACTTGTCCTTCTATAACAGATTGTGGGAATCCAGCTGAATTGCCTAAGAGTGAGTGGAAACTGATTTATGCAGACAGTCAGCAAGGAGATGGACCAGCTACAAATGCTTTTGACGGAAATCCAAGTACGATTTGGCATACGAGATGGAGTCCATCTGTGGATCCAATTCCTCATGAAATTCAGATTGATTTAGGAAATAATTATGCAATAAGTAAATTTAATTATTTACCAAGACAGTCGGGTGCTAATGGAAGAATTAAAAAATACGAGTTGTATTTTAGTAATGATAAAACAAACTGGGGAACAGCCAAGTATATTGGTACTTCTGAAAATACTGCAGCTCCGCAAATTGTAGAGTTTGCAACTCCTATAAAAGCTAGGTATATGAGGTTAAAAGCACTTTCTGAAGTAAACGACGCTGCATTTACCTCAATTGCTGAACTGACATTAACCGGATGTGTAAGTGACAATTGTCCTGATGTAGATAATCCAGATCAAGCTGATTTTGATATTGATGGAATAGGCGATGCTTGCGATGATGACGATGATAATGATGGCGTACTGGATATAAATGACAATTGTCCTAATACCCCATTGACTGATAAAGTGGATACTTTTGGCTGTAGTTTGTTTACTTTACCAGTAGATAATTTTAAAACCCAGACTTTTTCAGAAACTTGCAGAAGCAGCAACAATGGAAAAGTAGCCATCACAGCGATTAATACTTCTTATAGTTATAAAGTTATACTTAGTAAAGATGGAACTGCTGTTAAGTCAGTAGTGTTTACTGATAAAGGTGAAATAATTGATTTGCCATCGGGTGTTTATTCTGCTTGTATAACTATTGAAGGAAAATCTGAAGGAGAGTTCAAACGTTGTTTTGATTTGGTTATTACTGAACCTGTGGATTTAGCTGTTTTGGCAAAAATTGACAACGATAAAAAATCAATTTCACTAAAATTAATTAACGGTGATAAGTATTATATTGATTTAAACGGTGTTAGTTACACAACTAATGAGGGTGATATTGAATTACCTTTAAAACAAGGAGAAAACGCATTGAGAGTTACTACTGGTAAAGATTGTCAAGGTGTTTTCGAAAAAACAATTTTACTTTCAGAAACTATTGTAGCATATCCTAACCCTTTTACTGACTATTTGGTTATCAATATAGGCAATAGTCCAGATAAAATTGTAGCGGTTAGAATCTTCGCAATGGGCGGAAAATTAATGCAACTAAGAGATTTACCTGTAAAAAATGGAGAAGTAAGAATTGACGGAAGCTATATCCCAGAAGGAACTTATCTTGTAAAAGTAGAATCAGATAACATTAACAACAGTTTTAAAATCGTTAAACAATGA